The Streptococcus mitis region GGCCTGTTTCAAGAACGCTTCAAGCAACCTCTGCCCCAATTTTCTAAGAGAATTGGTGTAGTAACCAGTCGCAGTGGAGCCGTTATTCGAGATATTATCACGACCGTCAGCAGGCGCTTTCCAGGTGTAGATATCCTTCTTTATCCGACTAAGGTTCAAGGAGATGGAGCAGCAGAAAAAATTGCTCGAAATATTGCGCGTGCCAATCAACGGGACGATTTGGATTTGCTGATTATTGGTCGTGGTGGAGGTTCTATCGAGGATCTTTGGGCCTTTAACGAAGAAATCGTGGTACGAGCGATTTTTGAATCTCGTTTACCAGTTATCTCTAGTGTGGGGCATGAGACGGATGTGACCTTGGCAGATTTTGTGGCAGATCGCCGCGCTGCGACGCCAACAGCTGCAGCTGAACTAGCAACACCTGTGACCAAGTTGGATCTATTAGCTCATTTGCAAAATCAGGAAAAACGGATGGCAACAGCAGTCCGAAATGTCCTATCTAAGAAACAAGAATCTTTAAAAAAATGTAGTCAGTCAGTCATCTTTAGACAGCCAGAGCGCTTGTATGATGGCTATTTGCAACGCTTGGATCAACTGCAACTGCGCTTAAAACAAAGTTTGCGAACACTGATTTCTGATAACAAACAGATAGTACAAGCAAGGACGCATCGACTGGTACAATTATCACCTGTTACCAAAATTCAACGTTATCAAGACCGTTTAGGCCAGTTGGACAAGCTCCTACGTAGCCAAATGGCGCTGGTTTATGATGCCAAGGTTGCTGAAGTCAAGAGATTATCAGAAGCCTTGCTCATGTTGGATACCAGTCGAATCGTGGCGCGTGGTTATGCTATTGTCAAAAAAGAAGAGTCCGTTGTAGATTCGGTTGAGAGTTTGAAGAAAAAAGACCAAGTGACGCTTTTGATGCGAGATGGTCGAGTAGAATTAGAGGTTAAAGATGTCAAAACAAAAGAAATTTGAGGAAAATCTAGCAGAACTGGA contains the following coding sequences:
- the xseA gene encoding exodeoxyribonuclease VII large subunit — its product is MEKYLSVTTLTKYLKMKFDKDPYLERVYLTGQVSNFRKRPTHQYFSLKDDHAVIQATIWSGIYQKLGFDLEEGMKINVIGRVQVYEPSGSYSIIIEKAEPDGVGALAIQFEQLKKKLTEEGLFQERFKQPLPQFSKRIGVVTSRSGAVIRDIITTVSRRFPGVDILLYPTKVQGDGAAEKIARNIARANQRDDLDLLIIGRGGGSIEDLWAFNEEIVVRAIFESRLPVISSVGHETDVTLADFVADRRAATPTAAAELATPVTKLDLLAHLQNQEKRMATAVRNVLSKKQESLKKCSQSVIFRQPERLYDGYLQRLDQLQLRLKQSLRTLISDNKQIVQARTHRLVQLSPVTKIQRYQDRLGQLDKLLRSQMALVYDAKVAEVKRLSEALLMLDTSRIVARGYAIVKKEESVVDSVESLKKKDQVTLLMRDGRVELEVKDVKTKEI